Genomic DNA from Streptomyces sp. AM 2-1-1:
TGCGCGGACGACCGCGCGCGGCCGACCCTCGACGACGCGCGGGCGCTGCTGCCGGAGTTCCGCGAACTCTCCCCGGTCTTCGGCGCGTTCCTCGCCTGGGACACCGCCGGCTGGTGCGCGGGGTGGCCGGTCCCGGGGGAACACGACACCCCGGAGGCGAGCGCCCCGGGCGCGGCGCCGATCCTGGTGATCGGGACGACCGGCGACCCGGCCACCCCGTACGAGGGGGCGAAGCGGATGGCGGACGAACTGGGCGAGGGCGTCGGGGTGATGCTCACCAACAGGGGCGAGGGGCACGGTTCCTACGGCACCGGCACCTGCGTGACCGACCGGACGGACGCGTACCTCCTGGACGGGAAGGTCCCGGCGGACGGATCGGTCTGCTCGTCCTGACGCCGTACGGAGAGGGCACCCGCGACCGCGGCGGGGAAGCCCGGGTGGAACAGCGTCCCGGACCGCACGGGGACACAGGGGACGCAAAGGGACACAAGGAAAGGGACCCCGGCACGGACTTCCGTGCCGGGGCCCCTGCGCGTCGACCTGTCCTAGTAGACGGGCTTCGACGGCTCGATCTGGTTGACCCAGCCGATGACGCCGCCGCCCACGTGCACCGCGTCGGCGAAGCCCGCCGACTTGAGGACCGCGAGGACCTCGGCGCTGCGGACACCGGTCTTGCAGTGCAGGACGATGCGCTTGTCCTGCGGCAGGTCCTGGAGGGCGTTGCCCATCAGGAACTCGTTCTTCGGGATCAGCGTGGCGCCGGGGATCGAGACGATCTCGTACTCGTTCGGCTCGCGGACGTCGATGATCTCGATCTTCTCGTCGGCGTCGATCCACTCCTTGAGCTGACGCGGAGTGATCGTGGAACCGAGCGCCGCCTCCTGCGCCTCTTCGGAGACGACACCGCAGAAGGCCTCGTAGTCGATGAGTTCGGTGACGGTCGGGTTCTCGCCGCAGACCGCACACTCGGGGTCCTTGCGGATCTTGACCTGGCGGTACTGCATCTCCAGCGCGTCGTAGATCATCAGCCGGCCGACGAGCGGGTCGCCGACGCCGGCGAGCAGCTTGATGGCCTCGGTGACCTGGATGGAGCCGATCGACGCGCAGAGCACGCCCAGCACCCCACCCTCGGCGCAGGACGGGACCATCCCGGGCGGGGGCGGCTCCGGGTAGAGGCAGCGGTAGCAGGGACCGTGCTCGGACCAGAACACCGAGGCCTGGCCGTCGAACCGGTAGATGGAGCCCCAGACGTACGGCTTGTTCAGCAGCACGGCCGCGTCGTTGACGAGATAGCGGGTGGCGAAGTTGTCCGTGCCGTCCACGATCAGGTCGTACTGGGCGAAGATCTCCAGCACGTTCTCGGCTTCGAGCCGCTCCTCGTGCAGGATCACGTTCACGTACGGGTTGATGCCCAGCACCGAGTCCTTGGCCGACTGGGCCTTGGAGCGGCCGATGTCGGCCTGGCTGTGGATGATCTGGCGCTGCAGGTTCGACTCGTCGACCTCGTCGAACTCCACGATGCCGAGCGTTCCGACACCGGCGGCGGCCAGGTACATCAGGGCGGGCGAGCCGAGGCCGCCCGCGCCCACGCAGAGCACCTTCGCGTTCTTCAGCCGCTTCTGTCCGTCCATCCCGACGTCCGGGATGATCAGGTGGCGGGAGTACCTGCGGACCTCATCGACAGTGAGCTCGGCAGCCGGCTCGACCAAGGGTGGCAGCGACACAGGAACCTCAACAATGCAGGTGGTCGGTTTCTACGTACTTCATCTACGTACGGTTGTTCTCCGGTAACACTGCCACGCCCCTGCTCATTCCGAGATACCCGGTCCGATCCGCGAGACGATTTCGTCCCAGTAGCCGGGCAGCGTCGCGAATGGGTCGGTTTGTCGGCTCCGGCCGTCCCGGTCGGTGAAGAAGATCGTCCCGGCGCCCTGCCATCGCGCGATGCGCATCGCCTCGTCGAGGTGGGTGCGGGGGACGCCGTGGACGAAGTGCGCGAACCGTTCGGGCGGGTACTCCGCGGTCCACTGGGCCACTTGCGACCAGCGGTAGTCGGGCCAGCTTCCGCGGAAGGTGACCAGTTGGTCGGCGGCCTCGGCATAGCCGGGGTACGGATGGGTACCGAGTCCCAGCACGATCCGGCCGCCGTCACCGTCCAGACCGCCCCGGGCCGCACCGTGCTGGGCCACCATCTCGTGCAGCGTCGCGGTGAGCCGGCGGACCGCCGGGAGGCCGGCCCGCTCGGTGGGGCAGCGGCCGAGGTAGAAGCCCCCGACCCGGTACCAGTCCAGGAACCGCTGGGCGTCCACGACCAGATCGCCGAACGGCCGTGCCCCGTGGACCAGATCGAGATGGCCGAGCAGTCGGCCGCTCGGGGCGGCGGCGCCGGGAGCGGCCCCCCGCAGGGCGCGCTCCCGGGCGTTGTGCAGTTTTCCGGCGGCTTCCAGGCAGTGCGGATCGGGCCGGCTGCCCGGCCCGTCCGCGATGTCGAGGACCGCCCAGTGCAACGGCGTGCCGGGGCGGGTGAGCTCGGCCCACTCCGTCGGAGCGAGCAACGGATGGGCGAAACCAGGCACACCGAAACCCGTCTGCGTGGCGCCGCTCGTCCGGCGGGCGGTTCCCGCGCCGGTCAGATGCGGCACGCCGCCTCCATCCAGATGTCGGCGAGGGACTCCTCCAGGTTGATCCGGGGGCGCCAGCCCAGCCGGTCGCGGGCGGTGCGCACATCGGCCTGCTGCCAGGCGCCGCAGCCGTCCGGGTAGGGCGAAGGGGTGGCGGCGAGGTGTTCCATGACCGACTCCGCGGAGGTGCGCTGGGCACCGATCGGGATGCGGCCCGGCGGCAGCTCCAGCTCGTGCAGCACACCGGCGAAACCGGAGACCCGGGCGAGGACGGCGGCGGCGTCGCGCAGCCGGACGGCCCGGCCGGTACCGATGTTGACGACCCCCTGCGCGGCGGAGAGCGAGGCGGCGTGCACGGCACGCGCCACGTCCCGTACGTCCACGAAGTCGCGCTGCACCCCGAGGCCGCTGAGCTTCAGCTCACCGTCGCCGGACTGCATCGCGCGGCGCATCGCCTCGGCGAGCCGGCCGAGCGGGGAGCCGGCCGGCGTGCCGGGACCGACCGGGGAGAAGACCCGCAGCACGACCGCGTCCAGCCCCGAACCGAGGACCAGTTCGGTAGCGGCGAGCTTGCTGACGCCGTACGGGCCGCCCGGGCGCGGCACGGCGTCCTCGGCGGTGGAGGAACCGGGTTGCGAGGGCCCGTACTCCGAGGCGCAGCCGACCTGGACGAGCCGCGCCCCGCAGCCGCTGCGGCGCAGGGCCTCGCAGACGGTGGCGACGGCGACGGTGTTGTGCCGGGTCAGCTCGCGGGCCTGGCCCCGGGTGGCCCCGGCGCAGTTGACGACGACCCCCGGGTGGACGGCGTCCAGGAAACGGGTGAGCGCCCCGGGACTGCCGCCCGCGAGGTCGAACCGGACGTCGGCGTCGTCCCCCCGGCCGAGGGCCGTGAGGTGGACGGCCGGGTCGGCCAGCAGGCGGTCCGCGACGAAGCGGCCGAGGAATCCGTTGGCGCCGAGCAGAAGGACCCTCATCGTGCGCTCCCTGAGTGCCGGCGGCGGGGGGCCGGTGCGGCGGGTCGGCGGATCATGTCCGGTGTCTCCTTGATCGATGGGTGTGCGGTGCGGATGCTCCCGCGGCATCGGCTCCGCGGGACGGTGGGCGATTCGGACGGGCGAGGCGTCGCCCGGTACGGAGTGCGGTGGGGCGGTCGTGCGGTCACGGTCGGTCGCGCGCGGAGTCAGCGCCGGCGGTGGGCCGAGGCGCGGGCGAGCGCGACGGAGGCGTGCGCCAGCAGTCCGAGCGCGGCGCCCCCGCAGGCCAGGGCGGGTACGGCGCCGGTTCCGGCCACCGCGACCAGCGTGTCGACGGGCCGGGCCAGGAGGTCGAGGCCGGGCACCCGGCCGCCCAGCACCAGGACCGGGGCCGCCGCCTCGACCGCGCAGGCGGCGGCCAGCGCACGGACGGCGGGGGCGGGGAGTCCGTGCGCGGTCTCCAGGCGGGCCAGGAAGAACAGCAGGCCGAGGGCGTAGGCGGAGAGCGGTACGCCGCGGCCGCCGTATCCGAGGTCGGCGAGGAGCATGAGCGGCAGGAGGGCCGCGAGGAAGAGCGCGACGCTCACCAGCAGCACCGGCCGCACCCCGGCCCCGAACTCCTCCAGCACCCGGCTGCCGCCGAGTCTGCGCAGGGCGTGCACGGAGAAGAGGTGCGCGCACCAGGCCGCCGGGATGACGGCGAGGGAGAGGCCGAGGAGCGGAGCCGGGGTGCCGGGCCAGTGGCCGTCGGGGCCGCCGCTGAGGACCTGGGCGAGCAACTCCTCGCCGTACACCGCGTATGCGAGGAGCCAGCAGGTGTAGAGGGCGGTCCGGCCGGAGCCGGCCGGGGCACGCAGGGGACCGGCGGCCAGCGCGGACCGGAGCGCGAGGTGGACGAGGAGAGCGCCGGCGGCCGTCAGCGTGTTCCGCACGCCGTCACCGAGCACCCCCCCGGTCAGCCGGAGAACTCCCGCGGTGGCGAGGCAGGCGGCGCCGGGCAGCAGCGCGTACACGGGCCAAGCGGCGCGGTGGCCGGAGTCCTGGTCGTCGCCCCGCCGCTCGGCGGGCGCCCTGACCGGGCCCGAGGAGAGCCGGGGGACCCGGGCGTAGAGCTCCTCGGCCAGCGAGAAGACGTCCCGGTGGCGGTAGCGGGCGGCGGCCCGGTCGGTGAGGCCGTGCGCCTCCAGGCCGGCGGCGATCTCCAGCGGATCGACGGCGCGTTCGCAGAGTGGGCGGTGCCGGTCGAGCAGCAGGCGCACGGGATCGGCGGTCACCCGGTGTGCGGTGGCGGCATCGGCCCGCGCCGTCTCCTCCGCCGACGCTGTCCGCGCCGCGGAGCCGGCCGCCCCGGTGCTCTCCGCGCCGTCGGCCTCCGTCCGCCCGGCGGTGAGGGCGCCGCCCTCCGGCCCGCCGGGGGCGTGGGAAGCGCGGCCCATGAGGGTTCCTCCGTGCGGTTGGTCGCCGGGGACACCCTCGGGGATCCGGGGGTGGGCGTGGGGGTCACGCATCGCCGTCACCCACTCCGGCAGCGGCGGCGGCGCCGACCTTCTCGGGCACGACGGGGGCGACGGACGCGACGGCTGCGACAGGGGCGACGGTTGCTACCGGCAAGACGGGAGTGGCGGGCGACACGGGAGCAAGGGGTGAGGCGGGTGTGACGGCCCAGGCCGGAACCTGCCCGGCGGCGACCCGGGCGGACCGCCGCTCCGCCTGTTCCGTACGCCACCGGCCGGCGCGCGCGCACCCCTCGGCGGGGACGGCGACGGGGCGGGGCGCCGAGGCGGCCCGCGTGCCGCGGGGCGGGGCGGTACCGGTCGCCGGCCGGACCGGGGTCCGGGGCGCTCCCCCGGACCGCGGCGGGTGGCCGGCGGCGGTCAACCGCTGGTAGAGGGAGCGGTAGGCCGCGAGGTTCTGCTCGACGGTGAAGAGTTCGCCCGCGCGCGCCCGCGCCGCCCCGCCGAGGCGCGCACGCCGCTCCGGGTCGCGCAGCAACGCGAGGCACGCGTCCGCGAGCGCCGGGATGTCGCGTGGCGGCACCACCACTCCGGTGCCGCCGACGACCTCCACCACCGCGCCCACGTCCGTCGAGACGGTGGCCCGGCCGCAGAACATCGCCTCCACCAGGCTGATCGGGAAGCCCTCGACCACGCTGGACAGGACGACGACACCGGCCGCCGCGTACGCCTCGGCGAGGGTCCCCGCACCGGCCCCGCCCATCTCCTCGAAGGAGACCGGCTGCCCCTGGTCCCCCACCCCGGGCGTCTCCTCGCGCTCGCCCGGCACGGGGAAGAGTCGCTCCGCGACGCCCCGGCAGTGCGCCAGGTACGCGGCACCCTCGGCCCCCTCGGCGGCCGTGCCGAAGATCCTGAGCCGGGCACCCGGTTCGGCCCGGTGCACCTCGGCGAAGGCGTGCAGCAGGGCGACGAGGTCCTTGGCGGGCTCGACACGGCCGACCCACACCAGAGTGTCGGGACCGGCCCCGGTGGACTCGCCCACCTGCGCGAGGCGCCCGGTCTCCATGCCCGGGTAGACCGTGCGCTGTTTCGCGGCGTCCGCGCCGCAGCGCTGCTGCCAGCGGCGGACGAGCGCGCTGCCGGGGGTGATGACGGCTGCCTCGCGGTAGACCTCGGCGGCCAGGTGGGCGTGGAAGTTGGCGAGCAGGGCGCGCACCGGCGCGGCGGACGGTCCGTCCGTGGCGGAGAGGTAATGCGCCCGCAGCGGCAGCGCGTGCTCGGTGACCAGGAGAGGAACGCCGAAGAAGCGTTTGGCCAGCAGCCCGGGGAGGGCGGCGGTGCCGCCCGAGGCCGCGTGGCAGACGTCCACGCCGCCGAGCGCCCCGGTGTCGTACCAGTCGAGTGAGAGCGGCCGCAGCAGACGGGCGAGTTCTGCGGCGAAAGCCAGGTGATCGGCGACGGTGGCCCGTTGGACGGTACCGCTGGTCCCCCGCGAGCGGCAGGCGGACTCCAGCACGTGGAGGGCCGTCTCGGAGGCGAGCGCGGTGGGCAGGCCACCGTGTTCCCGGGCCAGTTCGGCCAGTCCGTAGAGACCTTCGCCGAAGAGGCCGGCGGAGGTGGCCGCCGTCCGACCGGTCCCGGCCGGGCCGTCCGCCGCGTCCCGGGAGGCCGCCGGGAGTTCCGCGCGGGCGTCACGGGCCGCGCCCGCTGCCGGTCCACCGGCGCCCGGGGCGCTGACCGCCGTGGCGAGCGCCGTCAGGTGCGCCGTGAAGCGCCGGCGCTCGCGACGGCCGTAACCGCCGCCGCTGCCGGTGACGAGGCGTGCGAGGCGGCCCCCGCGCCCGTCCTGCGGCACGGTGGCGTCCGCGGCCCAGAGCGGCGCGGTCCGCACCTGCCCCACCTGCGGCGGCAGACTCACCCACCCGCCCTTCTCCTGACGGGCGGAACGGCTCAGCGCGTAGAGGTCGAACTCGTGCTGCGGGAGACCGCGGACCAAGCGGTCGCACCACAGTCTCGACTCACCGTCCGCGTACGGATAACCACCGTGGGTGAGCAGTCCGATGCGCACGAGTACACCCTCGATCTCCCATGAATCCGCCACCGTCGGCCGGTGACCAGCGTCGGGACGACCGTAAGCGGAGGCGCCGGTGACACGACGGACGGTTGTCCGTCACGCCACCAGAAGGGGTGAACCGGCGTAACTTTCCCGGGCTCCGCGCGTTTCGGCGCGGGCGGGCCCTTCCGGGGCCCGTCGCGAGAGTGCGCGGCGACCCGCCATCCCCAAAACGGCGGCTCGTACGGACGCCGGGAGCCACCGGCGGTGAACGGCCGGGCGGGCCGGGCGAGGGCCGTACACCTCGTCGACGGCCTCCTGTTCGACGGTCCGGGCGGCGTCGAACGGCCCCGCTCCTACGCCCGCGTCCCGGCCGCCCGCCCCGGCGAGGCGGACGCCGCGCCCCCTCGTGGACCGGTGGGGCGACGGCGTCAACGGGTCGGGTAGACCCAGGGGTTGGGCTTGCAGGCGATCCCGCCGATGTCGAGCGACTTCGTCTGCTGCTGCATCACCGGCGCCGGCGCGCCCGCGGTGGTGCAGGAGACGTGGTTGTGCCCGAGCCGGTGCCCGACCTCGTGGTTGATGAGCATCTGCCGGTAGGGGTAGAGCTTGTCGGGGCCGAAGGTGGCCGATCCCTGGGCCCACCGGAAGGCGTTGATCATCACCCGCTCGGTCGAGGCGGAGTCGCAGGAGACGTTGTCCTCGGTGGTGTCCAGACCGGACTTCGCGCACCAGACCCCGGTGGTGCCGGGGCTGGCGAGGGTGATGACGAAGTCGGGTTCGCCGGTGGAGACCCGCTCGAAGGTCATGTCCCCGTGGTGCGCCCAACTGCGGTCGTCGTTGAGGGTCTTCTGCACGGCCTCGGCGAAGAGGGTCCGGTCGAGGCCGAGCCCCTCCTCCACGTCGATCCGGTAGCGGCGCACCTGCCCGGTACCGGGAGCCTTCGCGGAGCCCGGGACGACCTCGAACTTCCCGTTCCCCGCCAGATCGGCGGCGAGGGGGTAGGGCGTGGCCATCTTCTCCTCGTACGAGAGGACCTTCAGCGGTGCGGGGGTCGCCGTTCCGGGGGTCGGGCGGGTGTCGGAGCGCGAGGCTCCCGGCCCGTCCTGGCGGCTGCCGGACGCCTGCGGGGAGCCGTCCCCGCCGGGTCCGCGGGCCACCTGACCGGCCACGACCACGGCGAGGACCGTGGTCACCGCGGCCGCCGCGATACCGGTGAACGTCCTCCCCCAGCCGCCCCGTCCGCCCTTGTCCGGGGCGCCGCCCGGCTCCGCCGTGCCGTTCCCCGAGCCCTCGTCCGGCCCGTCGTCGCGCGGGTCAGCGGAGCCCCGGGACTCCTCCGCCGCGGTGGACGCCCCGGCGGGCGCGGAGACGCGCGAGGGGACGGACCGGACCGGGAGCCCGACGGAGTGCGCGCCGAAGGCCTCCACGAACTCGGGGCGGGGGCCGGGTATCAGCGGCGCGGCGCCGGCCGGCGGCCGGACCACCGCACGGCCCACCGGGGCGCCCCGACCCGTCGCGCCGCGCCCCTCCTGCGGGCGCGGGCCGTCCGGACGGCCCGCGGCGCTCGGCCGCGCGGCCGGTGATTCCCCCGAACGTGTCTGTTCCCGGGTGGGGGTCGCTGACCGCGAGGGCGGGGAGGCGCTCTCCGGGACGTACCTCGGCTGCGGCCCGGTACCCCAGCCACCACCCGGTTCGCGCTGTTCGGGATGGCCGCCGCGCACCCGCGGGGTGCCCGGGAAGGGGGTGTCCGTCCGCGCCGGGTGCGGCGGCCGGCCGTCGCGGACGGGGGCCGCCGGCTCCGGCGACCGCCTGCGGCGGCCGTTGCCGGGGCTCTCCCCCGGCGCTCCGGCCGGGGCCGGTGCGGCTTCGCCCGCCGGGCCCTCGGCCTCGACGCCCCTTCGGCTGTGTCGTCCCACGCCCCGGATCAGCTCCCGCCGTTGTCGTCCACCAATTCCCGGACCGCCTGGGCGACCGCTTCCGGGTACTCCATCATCGCCACGTGCCCGGCCTCGGGCAGCGACAGCAGGCGCGAGTCACGGAAGGCCGCCGAGGCCCTGCGTGCCATGCGGTACGAGACGAGCTTGTCCCGTCCGCCGTAGACCAAAAGCGTCGGCGCGAGAACCCGCTCGGCCTGGCGCCACAGTCCCTGCTGGCCGCCCAGCGTGTAGGCGTCCACGATGCCCCGGGCGGAACGCGCCATGGCGTCCCAGAAGTACGGCAGCTCCAGCCGACGTTCCATCTCGGTCACCGCGTGGCGGAAGCCGTCCTCGGTGATCCGCGCCGGATCGCTGTAACAGAGTGCCATGACCCCGCGGGTGCGTTGTTCGGCGGTCATCCCCCGGCTGAGCCGGGAGAAGAGCGCGGCGACCCCGGGGAGCGCCAGCAGCCCGGTCGGCACGGCCGGCCGCTGGACCCGGATCTCGGGCAGTGCGGGCGAGACGAGGGTGAGCGTGCGCACCAGGTCGGGGCGGACCGCGGCGACCCGGGTGGAGACCGCACCGCCCAGCGAGTTGCCGACGAGGTGGACCGGGCCGCGCCGCTGCGCGTCGAGCAGCCGGATGACCGCACGGGCGTGCGCGGTCACCGAGTAGGCGCCGTCGTCGGGCGGCGGGGAGTCGCCGAATCCCGGCAGGTCGACCGCCTCACCGTCCACCACGTCCTCCAGCAGCGGCATCAGGGCGGACCAGTTCTGCGAGGAACCGCCGAGGCCGTGGACGTACAGCGCGGGAGGGAGCCCGGCGCGCGCGCCGGGGCGGGAACGGACGGTCAGGCTCAGCCCGGCCAGGGAGACGGTGCGCAGTTTCTCCCCGGACGCGACGTGGACGGCACTGACCGTGGGGGCGACCGCCGCGGCGGCGGCCTCGACACCCGGCAGCTCGGTCGAAGACATGCGCCAATGTTACGAGACGATCACGCGCTGATTCATGTGTTCGCGGTCACAGGCCGCATCGCGGGGCAGGAGTCCAGCTCATAGGCTTCGGAAGAGGGACGGAAGGGAGTCACCATGACGGTCGACCCGCGCGACCCGGAGACGTTTCTGGACGAGCAGCCGGACCCACCGGGTCTGGAGACCCCGGTGGCGGACGCCGAGGAGCAGCGCACGGAGGTCCGGCACGAGGACGACGAGCCGCTGACGGAGGTCTCCGCCGAGGAGGCGGACGAGGCCGACGTCGCGGAACAGACCAAGGTGGTCGTCGAACACGAGGACGACTACCGGCCCTGACGCGGGCCGCGCCCCACCCGCCGCCCGTCATCGACCGTGGGCGTGCGTCGCGCAACCGCGCGCGGTCGCGGTCGGTGACGGAGCGGCGGGCCGGTGGAGGCTCCGCGGGGCGACCGGGAAGGGCTCGGCGCGGGGCGATCTCGGGCGAAACACGCACGTCACGGGCGCCGGCCCGCCGGCCGGACGAGGAGGCGGCCCCGGTCCACGACTACCGGAGTTGTCCGGTCCGTGAAATTCTGCGTCCGCGCCGCGCGCACCCGGGTTACCCAAAAGTACGATGGCTGCTCGGCGCGTACGCACCGGACAGCCGTGTCGGATCACACATTTGGGAGGCGGCGTGAGCGCCATCGAGCAGACAGAGGCAGCGCGCCCGCGGGGCACTCGCCTGCCCCGCCGCGCCCGACGCAACCAGCTCCTGGGCGCCGCCCAGGAGGTCTTCGTCGCGCAGGGCTACCACGCCGCCGCGATGGACGACATCGCCGAGCGGGCCGGGGTCAGCAAGCCGGTGCTCTACCAGCACTTCCCCGGGAAGCTGGAGCTCTACCTCGCCCTCCTGGACCAGCACTGCGAGTCGCTGCTCCAGGCGGTGCGCACGGCCCTCGCGTCGACGACCGAGAACAAGCAGCGCGTCGAGGCCACCATGGACGCCTACTTCGCGTACGTGGAGGACGAGGGCGGCGCCTTCCGGCTGGTGTTCGAGTCGGACCTGACCAACGAGCCCGCCGTGCGCGAGCGGGTGGACCGGGTGTCGCTCCAGTGCGCCGAGGCCATCTCGGACGTCATCGCGGGCGACACGGGTCAGTCCAAAGACGAATCGATGCTGCTGGCGGTGGGCCTGGGCGGGGTCGCACAGGTGGTGGCCCGCTACTGGCTCTCCAGCCCTTCCGGCATCCCCCGCGACACGGCGGTCCAGCTCCTCACCTCGCTCGCGTGGCGGGGCATCGCCGGCTTCCCGCTGCACGGGACCGAGTAGCGGCGCCCCGCCCGCCGCGTCCGCCGCTGCCGTGTTCGCCGGCGGCGTGTTCGCTGCGGGCGTGGCCGGTCGGGCCGTGGGCGCTCCGCCCTCCGGGCTAATGTGGCTGCGTACGGCGCGGCTACCGCGCAGAACCGACCGTCGGAGGGACATAGCCGTGGAGGTCAAGATCGGGGTGCAGCACACGCCCCGCGAGATCGTTCTGGAGAGCGGGCTTTCCGCCGAGGACGTCGAGAGCGCGGTCGCCGAGGCGCTCGGCGGCACGGCGCAGCTGCTCAGCCTCACGGACGAGAAGGGCCGCAAGGTCCTCGTGCCGGCCGACCGGATCGCGTACGTCGAGATCGGTGAGCCGTCGACCCGGCGAGTCGGGTTCGGCGCGCTGTAAACAGCACCAGGCGTGGCACGCGGGAGCGGCCCGGCGGATTTCCGCCGGGCCGCTCCCGCGTGCTGTCGTCCCAGGTCGCTCCGGGTCGTCCGGCGGAACACGGCGCTCCGCCGAAAGGTTTCCCCGAACCCTCGGCAGGGTTGCGTGACGCAGGTCACGGGTAGGACGGCGTAAGGCCGCACCGGCCCCTTGACCGTCACCCGGAAGCGCCGGGGACGACCGACGAACTCCGCGAGGTGATGCTCCGTGATCTGGGAATCCATCGGCTCCGTCGTGATCGGGCTCGCCCTGTCCTGGGCAGCCCTCCACGTCCTGCCGGGCCGGCTCCCGTCGGCCCGTGCGGTCTACCCCGCCGGCGCCCTGGGAGCCCTGTTCGGGGCGTATCTGGCGGACGGCGTGCTGTACTCCGGGCACGCCGAGGCCACCGCGGTCGGGGCGCTGGTCGTCGGCGCGGTGACGCTCTCGCTGCTGCTGCGGCCGCGCGGCCGGCGCCGGATCACCGGCCCGGCGGCCACGCGGTAGCGCGGGCCCCGCGTCAGGCCGCGAGGCCCAGCGCGGCCATCCGCTTGGTGTGCGCCTCGGTGATCCGGGAGAACATCCGGCCCACCTCGGCCAGGTCGAACCCGTCCGCCACGCCCCCCACCAGCATCGTGGACAGGGCGTCGCGGTCGGCGACCACCCGCTGGGCCTGCGAGAGCGCCTCGCCCATCAGCCGCCGCGCCCAGAGGGCGAGCCGGCCGCCGACGCGGGGCTCGGCCTCGATCGCGGCCCGTACCTTCTCCACCGCGAAGTTCCCGTGCCCGGTGTCGTCGAGGACGGCGAGCACCAGTTCCCGGGTGTCCTCGTCGAGCCGGATGGCGACCTCGCGGTAGAAGTCACTGGCGATCGAGTCACCGACGTACGCCTTGACCAGGCCCT
This window encodes:
- a CDS encoding ferritin-like fold-containing protein; the protein is METPDNAARTPDEALAPTGIAAGDWTAASVDPQYRAAVVDLLGALAYGELAAFERLAEDAKLAPTLGDKAALAKMASAEFHHFEQLTDRLSAIGENATGAMEPFAKALDDFHRQTAPSDWLEGLVKAYVGDSIASDFYREVAIRLDEDTRELVLAVLDDTGHGNFAVEKVRAAIEAEPRVGGRLALWARRLMGEALSQAQRVVADRDALSTMLVGGVADGFDLAEVGRMFSRITEAHTKRMAALGLAA